AATGTTGCAAGAAATCAAGCAGCTCCACACCATCTTTACCCGCACATTAGAAGGCATCAATGTTTTTCGCACCATGGTTCAGCCTTTAATCGATCATGCTAGGGATGAACATATGAAGCTTTACTATCATCACATTTCCGAAGAAGAAGAACAACGGGAAGAACGCTTGCATGATCTCGTCCCGCGTTTGTCTTTACTTATTCAGGAGAAAAATCTAGACCAACTGAGTGATCGCGAACTGTCTCATTTGCTCTCTGACCTAAATTTAGAACGATTTGGTCTACACAATTTCCGTGAGCATTTGGAATTAGCCCTGTATGAATTTACAGACGAGCCTAGTCGTTTAAAGCTAGATAACATGCGTGAAAACACACATCAAGATTATTTAGCAACCAAAGAAATCATGGTGAAGTTGAGTGAAAAATTTTCCGATGTCGTTCCTGCAAAAGTGGACACACATGATCATGACCATGGCCATGATATCCACCAGGTTAATCACTTTGAGGCTTCGTCTGCATTGCAAGATTCTGGCAGCGCTAAGCAGTCAGCAGCTGTACATGCCGACACTCACGGCCACTCAGCAGATAGCGCTGTTGTGAAAAAAGGACTTACAGTTGGAAGTCTGCGTCATCTCAATCGTCATGTATAAGAGAAAAGTTAAGATCGGAGGATTTTATGGATAAATCACAGAAATTCCCAGACTCCCCATTGTCTAAGGAAGAATGGCGTCAATTAGATGAAACTATTGTTGAAATGTCTCGTCGTCAACTGGTAGGCCGTCGATTCATTGACATTTATGGTCCACTAGGAGAAGGTATTCAAACCATTACTAACGATATTTATGATGAATCTCGTTTTGGAAATATGAGTTTGCGTGGCGAATCACTAGAATTAACGCAACCAAGTAAAAGAGTTAGCTTAACGATTCCGATCGTATACAAAGATTTCATGCTATACTGGCGTGATATGGCACAAGCGCGCACATTGGGTATGCCAATTGATCTTAGCCCTGCTGCTAATGCTGCCAGCAGCTGCGCTCTTATGGAAGATGATCTGATCTTTAATGGTAACCCTGAGTTTGACCTCCCAGGTATCATGAATGTAAAAGGGCGTCTTACGCATATTAAGAGCGACTGGATGGAATCAGGAAATGCTTTTGCTGATATCGTAGAAGCTCGTAACAAGCTATTAAAAATGGGGCACAGCGGTCCATATGCCCTTGTTGTATCTCCAGAGCTGTATTCGTTGCTCCATCGTGTACACAAAGGTACTAATGTCCTTGAAATAGACCACATTCGCAACCTAGTTACAGATGGTGTTTTCCAATCTCCGGTAATCAAAGGTGGTGCTCTAGTAGCAACAGGAAGACATAACCTAGACCTTGCAATTGCTGAGGATTTTGATTCAGCTTTCTTAGGAGACGAACAAATGAACAGCCTAATGCGCGTTTATGAGTGTGCTGTCCTCCGTATTAAGCGTCCAAGTGCAATTTGCACATTAGAAACGACAGAAGAATAAATAGATATACGATGTATACAAGAAAGAGAGATAGCCGTTTGGTTGTAGTCGGGGCTATCTCTCTTTTTATTTCTTCATCAACAATATGTTTTTTTAGTTTGAATTTTCAGTTTTTGATAAGGATGAAAAAACCTTAGGTACGACCCTAAGGTAGAAATTCTTATATTTGGAACTGATTACGCAATCCGAACGATTTTTTGAAGATCAGTTGTATGTAAGAACGGGATGTCTACGTGGCTAGTCGCTGTTTCATAACCAATATCACAGACTAAGACATCTACCTCTTCACAGAAAGGCAAGGTACAGCTTCCTTCGTTTAATTCACACAGACGTTTTAAATGTTTAAGTCGTTCGCCCACTTTTTGTTCGCGCATATGTTGATTTACTAACTCACAAACATTGACATGACGGGCATCTATCACCATGCTGATATCCTGAATATGAACGATTAGACGTTTTCCCTCTTCTGTAACAAATCCCAACGAACAGAACTGAGAGTCAGACATTTCTAGACGAGTAATCACCGCATTTTTATACTCTTCTCCAGAGCGAAGCTTGATGGTATCAGCTTCTACTGCGCCACCTATTTTACGCTCGTTGGATACAACCGTATACATATCGGTATAACCGTTAATCTGGTATCTCGTCATCGAAAATTCACTCCTATTCTTATCTTATCTGCTAATGAGACTCATTATCAACTTTATTTGTATCGTATAATGAAAATCATTATTAGTCAATATTGAGATTGTAATTAACGTTTTTATCTACTTACAATGCAGTTTCTCCCCAATACATCAGGTTTAATCTGTAAAAATACTCCAATATCTATCAACAGTGAAACATCTTTGTACCCTAATACAAATAAAACCATCCACAGGGTCTTATTGTTAGGCAGTTTTATTTTTATAGAAAATATAAACAGCAATAAAAATGCCAGAGACCCAAATAGACATTAAAGCAAAATCTAAAGCAACTTTGTATCCAACGGAAATAAATGATAGCTTTGCTGTCAAAAAGGAAAGAAGGATTCCGATCACTGCAATGGAATACCCTAATGTATATCCATTGGTCAGAATTTGTTTACCACGTTCATCTTTTCCTTCTGATCTCGTAAAAGCAACGGTGTATGAAACCGAAATTACATAGGTAATTACAAGTAAAACAAATATAACTTCTAACATTCTGGCACATCTCCCTTATCTACTTCATATTGAAAAACTTCATTTATATCAACCTCAAATAATTGAGCAATTTTAAAGGCTAGCATAAGAGAAGGATTATAGCGGTTTGCTTCTAATGAAACAATCGTTTGTCTACTAACTCCTAATTTGTCTGCTACCTCTTTTTGCGACCATCGTTTCTTTGCACGTAGCACAAGTAATTCATTTCGAATTCTTCCTTCCTTTTCCAAGAAACCACATCCTTTTGTTTAAATGTAATATATTTTTGACATAATGTAAACAATGTTTATCTAAAAGTAAAAAATATATGTATATCTGAATAAATCAACCTAAACAAAAAGCTCACTAGCGATATTTTTATCGCCATGTGAGCTTTGGTATATGATCCTCTATTATTTTTTCTGTCTTTTGCTTTGAAGCCTATTTCGTAAACAATTGTAGCTTCTCAATACGTTTCACAGCCTCACGCAAGCGCTCCTCCGTGTTCAACAGTCCTAAACGTACGTATCCCTCACCATGTGTTCCAAAGCCTATCCCAGGGGCAACCATTACATGTGCTTTAAATAAGAGCTCATCCGCCAATTCAGCAGATGTATAGCCCGCCGGAATCGGAAGCCAAGCAAAGAACGATCCCTGTGATGGTTTCGCCTTCCAGCCGATTTCATGCAACGCTGTATACAAAGCGTTTCGTCGACTTTCATAGGTAGCCACCAACTCGCGGACACAGTCTTGAGAATCAGTCATTGCTTTAGCTGCTGCCATTTGGACAGCTCCGAATAAGCTTACAAAGTAATGATCTTGCAAAGTGTTGATTAGCTTCACCAGCTCGCGATTTCCTACCATTGCTCCTACACGCCAGCCCGCCATGTTATAGGTTTTGGACAGGGTATAAAACTCAACTCCTACCTCTTTAGCACCAGGAACCTGCATGAAACTTACTGGTTTCTTTCCATCAAAGGAAATGGCCCCATAAGCAAAATCAGAACAAACGACAATTTCATGCTTTCGAGCAAACTTGATGGTTTCCTTATAAAACTCGTAAGGTGCCGTGACTGCCGTTGGATTGTTCGGATAGTTTAAAAACATCAGTTTTGCTTTTTCTAAATCAGCCGCATTTAATTGACCGTAGTCAGGTAAAAACTGATTATCTGCTTTCAAGGGCATGGGCACCATACGTCCGCCTACCACAGCTACTCCTGACCAATAATCCGGGTAGCCAGGATCAGGTACCAAGGCGACATCCCCTTGATTCATCAATACCTGACAAATCTCTACTAGTCCTGTCTTACTACCAAATAAAATCGCTACTTCCTCTTCTGGATCAAGGTCTACATCAAATTCCTGCTTATACCAGTGGGCTACGGCTTGCTTTAATTCCAACCGTCCCTGAAAAGGTGGATATTTATGATGCAAAGGGTCTTTCGCCTGTTTTGCTAGTTCTTCTACAATATGTGAAGGTGTCGGTAAATCAGGATTTCCTTGTCCCAAGTTAATAACATCATGCCCCTCACTAATCACCTTGTTAACCTTTGCTACCAATGTTGAAAAAAATTGGGTGGGTAACTGTTCCATCATGGAAGCAGGCGTGATACGCATCGCTTTCCCTACTTTCTTTTTTCAGAGTAAACAGACATTTATGTAGGTAAAAACAACCTTTTGATTTGTAAGAGAAAGACCCCTTTCTTTTGTAAGCAAAGAAAGGAGTCGTTTGTGTAACAATGATTTTATACTAGTTAGTGTAGCTGATTCTGTCAATCCATTTTTTGAATCTCAACTTTTCCTCCATCTTTAAGCATGGACTGACCTCTGATTACAACTTTTTCTCCCAAAGAAACACCTTTTTTAATTTCAATCAGTTCGCTTGATTCCTCGCCTGTCTCTACAGCTACTTTCTTAGCTATATCGCCTTCCACTTTATATATATACTTTTTGCCATTTTCATCGAATACAGCTTTGCGTGGAATGGCAACAGCCTTCTGAACTTTACTAGAAGCAGATTGGATTTTTAAATTTACAACCATATCTGCCTTTAATTCATTCTTAGGATTTGGCACGGTAATTTCAATTGGATATGCTTTTAATTGTTGATCCATTGTAGGACTTACAGCAGTAATGGTAGCCTCGATTTTTTTATTCAAGGCAGTTAATTCAACCGTTGTGCGATCCCCTACTTTTATCTTAGTAATTTCATCCTCTGAAAGGTTTGCTTTTACTAAGAGTGGATTGGTATTAACCAGGACAACCACTGGAGCTTGCCCTGTAGCCATTTCTCCCACATGTCCGCCTATCTGAGATACGTAACCAGAGATTGGTGCTGTTACAGTTGAATTGCTCAGCTGTTCACGTGCGCTAGCAAGCGCAACCCTCGCTTGGTTAACATTTGCTTCTGAAACCACGATTCCTGTTTTTTTGGAAGCAGAATTATAATCCACCTTTGCATTATTAAAAGCGGTTTCCGCATTTTTCAATGCTGCTTGCGCTTGTTCATTCTGCTGCTGGGAGAGAGCTCCTTGATTAAATAGCTCTTGGCTTCGAGTGGCCTCACGCTTAGCGTCCTGATAAGCACGCTCTGCCTGCGCCATTGCATTCTTTGCTGTTTCAACAGATTGAGTGGTGCTAGTACCACTCTGGCTGAGGCCTGCTACCGATACCTGATACTGGGCTTCCGCCTGACGAACCGCATTTCTGAGGTCATCTTGATCTAGCGTAAATAATACAGATCCTTTTTGTACATATTGACCTAGCTTAACAGATAAGGTTTGAATTTTACCCGGAACTTTTGGCGAAAGTTTTACTTCTTGGCTCGGTGCCAGTTTACCAGTATAACCTGCTCCTGAAGCGATTGAATCTTCTATTGCTGGGCTTATTTGCACCGGAGTTGGCGCTTCCGCCTCAGCAACTTGTGGAGCTGCAGCGGGTTCTTCGCCCGTGCACCCCGTTGCTGTCAAAGCAACAACGAGTATCAGCGGTAAGCCCCATTTACTTTTTATCATTGTTAATCCTCCTTTACCTCATTACACTTCTTCTACTACAGTTGGCGTATTATTCTTCTTTTTCCGATTAAAACGATTCTTGAACTTACGACCCCAGTTATCAAAAGTGACATATACGACAGGTACAAGTACAAGAGTGATTAGCGTGGAGAATGTTAGGCCGAAAATAACTACCACTGCCATTGGAGCTTGTGATTCGTTACCGGAACCACCCGCAAATGCTAGTGGAGTAATCGCTAGCACAGTCGCTAACGTAGTCATCATAATCGGACGCAGACGAATCGGACCTGCTTTTAAGATAGCTTCATCTCGATCTAAACCATCTTTACGAGCCGTAATAATGTAATCCATGAGAACGATCGCATTATTTACGACAATACCCACTAACAAGATATAACCGATTAGGGCTGGTACTGACAATGGTTGACCTGTCACAAACAATCCAACCACAACCCCGATAAAAGTAGGCGGCACAGAGAACATAATGATAAACGGACTAAATAGAGACTCAAACTGGCTTGCCATAACCATGTAAACAAGAACAATAGACAAGAGAATGGCAAGACCTAAACTACCAAAGGATTCTTCCATATCTTTAGACTGACCGCCATATTCGATATGGTAACCGTCTGGAAGGTTTAATTGAGCTAATTTTCCTTGTACCTCAGTCATAATCGAGTTCAGGTCACGACCACTAGTATCACCAGTAATTGAAACCTCACGAGTTTGATCCGCACGTTTAACCATTTGTGCTACTTCCACTTTTTCCACTTTAGCAATCGCACCAATTGATACTTGTGCCCCGCTAGGAGTTGTAACGGTTAGACGTTCTAAATGCTTTGGTTCATCCTGAATGCTTTTTGGCAATCGAACTTTTACATCCACCTCATCATCACCTGTTTGATAACGAGTTAAGGTTTGCCCTTCAAAAGCCGTCCGTACATATGATAGAACCTGTTGTGTACTTAGGCCATATTGACTTGCTTTTTCACGATCGACTACCACTTGGAACTCCCGATCTTTTTCTTCTAAAGAAGTGGTTACGTTTGCTGTTCCAGGAACTTTGTTGACAACACCCAAGATGATATTACTGATATCATCTAGAACATCTAAATCATCACCACGTAAGCTTATTTCAAGTGGTGTACCGCCCATACCACCATTGCCATCCAAATGTTTGACAGTAATTTCTGCACCAGGTATACCTTTGACCTGGTTCCGTAAATCTTCAATGACTTGGTCTGTTGTACGTGTACGTTCCTTTGTATCTACTAGTGTAAGCTGTAGTTCTCCACGATTGGTAGCACTATTCGCTAACACAGATGCACCTGCACTCCCAATGGATACATACAATTCTTTTAGCTCTGGTACCTTTTTCACGATACCTTCAAGTTCACTAATCACTTTTTCCGTTTCCTGAATCTGCGTGTTGCTAGCTAATTTAGCAGCGACAGTAATTTTTCCTTGATCCATGGATGGAATAAATTCCGCTCCAATAAATGGTGTCAATACCACAGCACCGGCAAACATTAGAGCCACAGCTAGGTAAACGGTCTTACGCCACTTGATCGCCCATTTTAGGAAACCTCCATAGAAATTGGAGATTTTCGTAAAGCCAATGTTAAACCAAGTGATCGGATTGAAGCCGCGATACGTTCCAGAATGATAGATTTCTTCATCCGGGATGCGTTTCAAAATTCGTGCAGACATCATAGGCACAAGCGTAATAGAAGCTAAGAGAGCTGCTATATGTGAGTACACAACCGTTAGTGCCAATGGTCCGAATAATTGAGATGCTAATCCTTCAACGAACATGATCGGCAAGAATACACAAATTTGCGCAAGAGCAGAAGCCATGACTGCTGTTCCAACCTCTTGAGAACCATAGCGAGCAGCTTGCAACATCGATTTGCCTTCCTGACGATGTCTGAAAATATTTTCTAAAATAACGACAGCGAAGTCAACTAGTGAACCTAGTCCAAGTGTTAGACCACTAAGAGAGATCAGGTTGATTGTCTGATTCGTAAAAAACATCAAGCAGAAGGTAGCTATAACAGAAATTGGTATTACAACCGCAATAATTAAAACGGAACGAACGCTATTTAAAAACAATAGCAGGATAATAGTCGAGAATGCCGCCCCTATCAAGGCATGCTCCGCAACTGTATAAATTGAATCTTTGATAAACTGGGAAGAATCTGTGATCATGGAAATCTCTGTACCTGGTGGCAGATTTTCTTTTAGCTTTTCAATCTCTATTTTTGCCGAATCTGCAACTTTAATGGTGTTACCACCGGAAGCTTTTGTAACAGAAATTCCTACAGTTGGTTTCCCATTATAATAACTAAACTGTGTTTGTTCCTTATACGTATCTTCGATAAAAGCAATATTTTTTAGCGGAATGGTTGAAGGACCAACCACTACTGGTGTTTCACCAATATCCTTAATCGTTGTATATTCTCCTTGGACGCGGATACTAAGCTTTTTATCCCCTTCACGCACCATACCTGCTGCTCCAGAGAGGTTAGTACCCATTAAAGCTTGCTGTACTTGTTCCAAAGTAATACCGTAAGCAGTGATTCTGTCAGCATCAAGCGTTACTTCTATGATACGTTCCTTCCCACCATTGACACCAACGGAAGCAACCCCATCAATGCGTTCAATCCTGGATTTAATAACATTGTCAGCTAATTCTTTTAACTTCGTAATGTCATCACTACCCGTTAAAGCAAACGTCATAATTGGCTCACTATTTGGGTCTAGCTTAAGAACGCGTGGAGATTTAGCCGTATCCGGCAATGCTCCGCGCACTTGATCTACCTTGTCACGCATGTTTAACGTGGCTTGGTCCATATTTGTGCCCCAGTTAAACTGGACAATAACCTGCGAGGCTCCACTCATGGAAAACGACGATATTTTACTTACATTAGGAACAGTCCCTAATGCTTCCTCCACAGGTTTTGTCACTAGCTTTTCCACTGATGCAGGTGTCCCGC
This is a stretch of genomic DNA from Brevibacillus laterosporus DSM 25. It encodes these proteins:
- a CDS encoding efflux RND transporter permease subunit — its product is MNISRFAINRPVTILMLAVAVLIFGFVSLPKLAVELYPNLNLPVAVVVTSVEGGTPASVEKLVTKPVEEALGTVPNVSKISSFSMSGASQVIVQFNWGTNMDQATLNMRDKVDQVRGALPDTAKSPRVLKLDPNSEPIMTFALTGSDDITKLKELADNVIKSRIERIDGVASVGVNGGKERIIEVTLDADRITAYGITLEQVQQALMGTNLSGAAGMVREGDKKLSIRVQGEYTTIKDIGETPVVVGPSTIPLKNIAFIEDTYKEQTQFSYYNGKPTVGISVTKASGGNTIKVADSAKIEIEKLKENLPPGTEISMITDSSQFIKDSIYTVAEHALIGAAFSTIILLLFLNSVRSVLIIAVVIPISVIATFCLMFFTNQTINLISLSGLTLGLGSLVDFAVVILENIFRHRQEGKSMLQAARYGSQEVGTAVMASALAQICVFLPIMFVEGLASQLFGPLALTVVYSHIAALLASITLVPMMSARILKRIPDEEIYHSGTYRGFNPITWFNIGFTKISNFYGGFLKWAIKWRKTVYLAVALMFAGAVVLTPFIGAEFIPSMDQGKITVAAKLASNTQIQETEKVISELEGIVKKVPELKELYVSIGSAGASVLANSATNRGELQLTLVDTKERTRTTDQVIEDLRNQVKGIPGAEITVKHLDGNGGMGGTPLEISLRGDDLDVLDDISNIILGVVNKVPGTANVTTSLEEKDREFQVVVDREKASQYGLSTQQVLSYVRTAFEGQTLTRYQTGDDEVDVKVRLPKSIQDEPKHLERLTVTTPSGAQVSIGAIAKVEKVEVAQMVKRADQTREVSITGDTSGRDLNSIMTEVQGKLAQLNLPDGYHIEYGGQSKDMEESFGSLGLAILLSIVLVYMVMASQFESLFSPFIIMFSVPPTFIGVVVGLFVTGQPLSVPALIGYILLVGIVVNNAIVLMDYIITARKDGLDRDEAILKAGPIRLRPIMMTTLATVLAITPLAFAGGSGNESQAPMAVVVIFGLTFSTLITLVLVPVVYVTFDNWGRKFKNRFNRKKKNNTPTVVEEV
- a CDS encoding pyridoxal phosphate-dependent aminotransferase, with product MRITPASMMEQLPTQFFSTLVAKVNKVISEGHDVINLGQGNPDLPTPSHIVEELAKQAKDPLHHKYPPFQGRLELKQAVAHWYKQEFDVDLDPEEEVAILFGSKTGLVEICQVLMNQGDVALVPDPGYPDYWSGVAVVGGRMVPMPLKADNQFLPDYGQLNAADLEKAKLMFLNYPNNPTAVTAPYEFYKETIKFARKHEIVVCSDFAYGAISFDGKKPVSFMQVPGAKEVGVEFYTLSKTYNMAGWRVGAMVGNRELVKLINTLQDHYFVSLFGAVQMAAAKAMTDSQDCVRELVATYESRRNALYTALHEIGWKAKPSQGSFFAWLPIPAGYTSAELADELLFKAHVMVAPGIGFGTHGEGYVRLGLLNTEERLREAVKRIEKLQLFTK
- a CDS encoding IMEF encapsulin system ferritin-like cargo protein translates to MLQEIKQLHTIFTRTLEGINVFRTMVQPLIDHARDEHMKLYYHHISEEEEQREERLHDLVPRLSLLIQEKNLDQLSDRELSHLLSDLNLERFGLHNFREHLELALYEFTDEPSRLKLDNMRENTHQDYLATKEIMVKLSEKFSDVVPAKVDTHDHDHGHDIHQVNHFEASSALQDSGSAKQSAAVHADTHGHSADSAVVKKGLTVGSLRHLNRHV
- a CDS encoding efflux RND transporter periplasmic adaptor subunit; the encoded protein is MIKSKWGLPLILVVALTATGCTGEEPAAAPQVAEAEAPTPVQISPAIEDSIASGAGYTGKLAPSQEVKLSPKVPGKIQTLSVKLGQYVQKGSVLFTLDQDDLRNAVRQAEAQYQVSVAGLSQSGTSTTQSVETAKNAMAQAERAYQDAKREATRSQELFNQGALSQQQNEQAQAALKNAETAFNNAKVDYNSASKKTGIVVSEANVNQARVALASAREQLSNSTVTAPISGYVSQIGGHVGEMATGQAPVVVLVNTNPLLVKANLSEDEITKIKVGDRTTVELTALNKKIEATITAVSPTMDQQLKAYPIEITVPNPKNELKADMVVNLKIQSASSKVQKAVAIPRKAVFDENGKKYIYKVEGDIAKKVAVETGEESSELIEIKKGVSLGEKVVIRGQSMLKDGGKVEIQKMD
- a CDS encoding family 1 encapsulin nanocompartment shell protein, encoding MDKSQKFPDSPLSKEEWRQLDETIVEMSRRQLVGRRFIDIYGPLGEGIQTITNDIYDESRFGNMSLRGESLELTQPSKRVSLTIPIVYKDFMLYWRDMAQARTLGMPIDLSPAANAASSCALMEDDLIFNGNPEFDLPGIMNVKGRLTHIKSDWMESGNAFADIVEARNKLLKMGHSGPYALVVSPELYSLLHRVHKGTNVLEIDHIRNLVTDGVFQSPVIKGGALVATGRHNLDLAIAEDFDSAFLGDEQMNSLMRVYECAVLRIKRPSAICTLETTEE
- a CDS encoding helix-turn-helix transcriptional regulator gives rise to the protein MEKEGRIRNELLVLRAKKRWSQKEVADKLGVSRQTIVSLEANRYNPSLMLAFKIAQLFEVDINEVFQYEVDKGDVPEC